A genomic region of Fodinisporobacter ferrooxydans contains the following coding sequences:
- a CDS encoding HD-GYP domain-containing protein, translating to MRLIKISDYDQLTMQLAKPIYDGKGRVLLAAGNTIHPKYLTKLKELGIRYLIVEDQASTGITLEEMLEMPTWMGAIQVLQDTYETILKKQQFPLIHVQKVVGQLLYEVKRRRAILLIPTTSLAEEMRPYGHAINVTLLALQIGKYLKYTDLQLRDLALGCMLHDIGKVKDPSEFGHPTAGFEILRHIRELSLLSAHVAFQHHETLDGKGFPRELKGDSILEFAQICGVANFYENHISKNNLPPHEVMEILMTMYGTKYLEHVVEALIKGIPGYPPGTMIRIQDNQEAIVIRIDDHMQRPVVRLLDTGQVLSLSSHPTVMITGIVESEEYQE from the coding sequence ATGAGACTTATCAAGATATCCGACTACGATCAACTTACTATGCAATTGGCAAAGCCGATTTATGATGGCAAAGGTCGCGTCCTCCTCGCAGCAGGCAATACGATTCACCCAAAATATCTGACAAAACTAAAAGAATTGGGAATTCGGTACTTAATTGTTGAGGATCAAGCATCGACTGGGATTACGCTGGAAGAGATGCTGGAAATGCCCACTTGGATGGGAGCCATTCAAGTATTGCAAGATACATACGAAACCATATTGAAAAAACAGCAGTTCCCTTTGATACATGTGCAAAAAGTCGTTGGACAGCTCCTGTATGAAGTGAAACGCCGCCGGGCGATTCTATTAATACCGACGACATCGTTAGCTGAGGAAATGCGTCCATATGGACATGCCATTAATGTTACATTATTAGCGCTGCAAATTGGAAAATATTTAAAATATACGGATTTACAATTGCGAGATCTGGCACTAGGATGTATGCTGCACGATATTGGCAAAGTAAAAGATCCGAGCGAATTCGGACATCCGACGGCAGGATTTGAAATTTTGCGGCATATCCGTGAATTGAGTTTGCTTTCTGCTCATGTGGCGTTTCAACATCATGAGACTTTGGATGGCAAGGGATTTCCGCGCGAACTAAAGGGAGACAGCATATTAGAATTTGCACAAATTTGCGGGGTTGCAAATTTTTATGAAAATCATATCTCAAAAAATAATTTGCCGCCGCATGAAGTAATGGAGATACTTATGACCATGTACGGCACAAAATATCTGGAACATGTGGTTGAAGCGCTTATTAAAGGGATTCCGGGTTATCCGCCGGGCACAATGATCCGCATTCAGGACAATCAGGAGGCGATCGTCATTCGAATTGACGATCATATGCAGCGCCCTGTGGTTCGTTTATTGGATACTGGACAAGTGCTTTCTTTATCCAGTCACCCGACCGTCATGATTACGGGAATTGTAGAGTCAGAGGAGTATCAGGAATAA
- the urtA gene encoding urea ABC transporter substrate-binding protein: MKYYIKCISVLSALTVLVGCSTQSAAPSSGSAQQTADKGPIEVGVLHSLSGTMSISEVPVKDAELMAIDEINKAGGVLGRQIKPVIEDGASDWPTFAEKAKQLLLQDHVAAIFGGWTSASRKAMLPVVQQYKGLLFYPVQYEGMEASPNIVYTGAAPNQQIVPAVDWLLKQGKKKFYLLGSDYVFPRTANKIIKAQLKAEGGEVAGEEYTPLGHTDYSTVINHIKQAKPDVIFNTLNGDSNVAFFKQLKNAGITPIDIPVMSVSVAEQEVKGIGPQLVAGDYVAWNYYETTNTPENKTFVKDYQAKYGANRVTDDPIEAAYDAVHLWAEAVQKAGSTNVDKVKAALADIQYKAPEGTVKIDPTNQHMWKIARIGEIEANGQIKEVWDSKKPIEPDPFLKGYTWAKGLSAGQ, translated from the coding sequence ATGAAATATTACATTAAATGTATTTCCGTACTCAGCGCTTTAACAGTTTTGGTTGGTTGCAGTACGCAAAGCGCTGCACCTTCATCCGGAAGTGCACAACAAACGGCAGATAAAGGACCGATTGAAGTAGGTGTTTTGCACTCTCTCAGCGGCACGATGTCGATTAGTGAAGTGCCGGTCAAAGATGCGGAATTGATGGCAATCGATGAAATAAACAAAGCGGGCGGAGTGCTCGGAAGACAGATCAAGCCGGTGATAGAAGATGGGGCGTCCGATTGGCCGACATTTGCTGAAAAAGCGAAGCAGCTCTTGCTGCAAGATCATGTGGCAGCGATTTTTGGCGGTTGGACTTCCGCGAGCCGCAAAGCTATGTTGCCGGTTGTACAGCAATATAAAGGCCTGTTGTTTTATCCGGTTCAATACGAAGGGATGGAAGCGTCGCCGAATATTGTATACACAGGCGCAGCGCCTAACCAGCAAATCGTACCGGCGGTTGATTGGCTGTTGAAGCAAGGGAAGAAGAAATTTTACCTGTTGGGGTCCGATTACGTGTTTCCGAGAACGGCCAATAAAATTATTAAAGCACAGTTAAAAGCGGAGGGCGGAGAAGTCGCAGGAGAGGAATATACACCGCTTGGCCATACGGATTACAGTACGGTGATCAATCATATCAAACAAGCAAAACCGGATGTCATCTTCAATACATTAAATGGTGACAGCAATGTGGCATTTTTTAAACAGCTAAAAAATGCAGGCATTACCCCGATAGACATTCCCGTTATGTCTGTCAGCGTAGCGGAACAAGAAGTGAAAGGGATCGGGCCGCAACTTGTCGCAGGTGATTATGTCGCATGGAACTATTATGAAACCACGAATACACCGGAAAATAAAACATTCGTCAAAGACTACCAAGCCAAATATGGGGCAAATCGGGTGACAGACGATCCGATTGAAGCTGCATATGACGCCGTACATCTATGGGCTGAGGCTGTGCAGAAAGCCGGCAGCACGAACGTAGACAAAGTAAAAGCCGCACTGGCGGATATTCAATATAAAGCTCCGGAAGGAACCGTAAAAATTGATCCGACAAATCAACATATGTGGAAAATCGCACGAATCGGAGAAATTGAAGCAAATGGACAAATCAAGGAAGTGTGGGATTC